In the genome of Telluria beijingensis, one region contains:
- a CDS encoding Ku protein: protein MRSMWKGAISFGLVHIPVDMYTAVESKGLDLTMLDRRDFSPVGFKRYNKGNGKEVSWDDIVKGYEYEDGEYVVLSDEDLRRANVEATQTIDIQAFVNAEDVPLIYYDQPYYLAPGKGGAKVYALLRETLREAGKIGIARVVIRVKQHLAALVCVGDTIVLNTLRYPDEMRDAGELKIPSPSSKSAAVTVKELKMAMALVEGMSEDWKPEQYHDTYREDVLALVKKKIKAKQTKTITQPEPEKEKRTSGKVIDLVALLQASLGKKPAKAALAALEDDDDDDDDPPPRKSRKPADDEDDDEDAAPRARKAPAKSGSRSGATVAKSTRTTASKVAAKPAAKKAAARKAPAKATAKAPARKKAA, encoded by the coding sequence ATGCGCAGCATGTGGAAAGGGGCGATCAGTTTCGGGCTGGTCCACATTCCGGTCGATATGTACACCGCGGTCGAGAGCAAGGGGCTGGACCTGACCATGCTCGACCGGCGCGACTTTTCGCCGGTCGGCTTCAAGCGCTACAACAAGGGCAATGGCAAGGAAGTGTCGTGGGACGACATCGTCAAGGGCTACGAGTATGAGGACGGCGAATACGTCGTGCTGTCCGACGAAGACCTGCGCCGCGCCAACGTCGAAGCGACACAAACCATCGACATCCAGGCCTTCGTGAATGCCGAGGACGTGCCGCTGATCTACTATGACCAGCCCTACTACCTCGCCCCCGGCAAGGGCGGCGCCAAGGTCTATGCGCTGCTGCGCGAGACCCTGCGCGAGGCAGGCAAGATCGGCATCGCGCGCGTCGTCATCCGCGTCAAGCAGCACCTGGCGGCGCTGGTCTGCGTCGGCGATACCATCGTGCTCAATACCCTTCGCTACCCGGACGAGATGCGCGACGCGGGCGAACTCAAGATTCCGTCGCCGAGTTCGAAGAGCGCCGCCGTCACCGTCAAGGAACTCAAGATGGCGATGGCGCTGGTCGAGGGCATGAGCGAGGACTGGAAACCGGAGCAGTACCACGACACCTACCGCGAAGACGTGCTGGCCCTGGTCAAGAAAAAGATCAAGGCCAAGCAGACCAAGACCATCACCCAGCCCGAGCCCGAGAAAGAAAAGCGCACGAGCGGGAAAGTCATCGACCTGGTCGCCCTGCTCCAGGCCAGCCTGGGCAAGAAGCCGGCCAAGGCCGCGCTGGCGGCGCTGGAAGACGACGATGACGATGACGACGATCCGCCGCCACGCAAGTCGCGCAAGCCTGCGGACGACGAGGACGACGACGAGGACGCCGCACCGCGCGCACGCAAGGCGCCCGCGAAGTCCGGCAGCCGATCCGGCGCTACCGTCGCCAAGTCCACGCGCACAACGGCCAGCAAGGTTGCCGCCAAACCAGCCGCGAAGAAGGCAGCCGCCAGGAAGGCGCCGGCCAAGGCGACCGCCAAGGCGCCCGCACGCAAGAAGGCGGCGTGA
- a CDS encoding SDR family oxidoreductase produces MGQPDDVANKQKAIQRRQDQLDASNKESGKDDDKDDAVQTGVDQPETPMPEQHLAKPGIEAEMELQPRFLAEGYKGSGKLEGMSAIVTGADSGIGRAVAVLFAREGADVAVMYLNEHEDAAETRRCVEAEGRRCVTIPGDVKDAAFCKEAVDKVVAEFGRLDVLVNNAAFQEHAESLLDITEERLDETFRTNIYGYFHMARAALPHLKQGASIINTGSVTGLRGSKKLLDYSSTKGAIHAFTMSLASSLIDQGIRVNAVAPGPVWTPLNPADQPPEQLKEFGAQTDFKRPAQPEELSPAYVFLASPVCSGYITGIVLPITGSVG; encoded by the coding sequence ATGGGACAGCCGGACGACGTGGCGAACAAGCAGAAGGCCATCCAGAGGCGCCAGGACCAGCTCGACGCCAGCAACAAGGAAAGCGGCAAGGATGACGACAAGGACGACGCGGTGCAGACCGGCGTCGACCAGCCCGAAACGCCGATGCCCGAGCAGCACCTGGCCAAGCCGGGCATCGAGGCCGAGATGGAGCTCCAGCCCCGGTTCCTGGCCGAAGGCTACAAGGGCAGCGGCAAGCTCGAAGGCATGAGCGCCATCGTGACCGGCGCCGATTCCGGCATCGGGCGCGCGGTCGCGGTGCTGTTCGCGCGCGAAGGCGCCGACGTGGCCGTGATGTACCTGAACGAACACGAGGATGCGGCCGAGACCAGGCGCTGCGTCGAGGCCGAGGGCCGGCGCTGCGTGACCATTCCGGGCGACGTCAAGGACGCCGCCTTCTGCAAGGAGGCGGTCGACAAGGTGGTCGCCGAATTCGGTCGCCTCGACGTGCTGGTCAATAACGCCGCCTTCCAGGAACACGCCGAATCGCTGCTCGACATCACCGAGGAGCGCCTGGACGAGACCTTCCGTACCAATATCTACGGTTACTTCCACATGGCGCGCGCGGCCCTGCCCCATCTGAAGCAGGGCGCCTCGATCATCAATACCGGCTCGGTCACCGGCCTGCGCGGATCGAAGAAGCTGCTCGACTATTCCTCGACCAAGGGCGCGATCCACGCCTTCACGATGTCGCTCGCCTCCAGCCTGATCGACCAGGGCATCCGCGTCAACGCGGTGGCGCCGGGCCCGGTCTGGACGCCGCTGAACCCGGCCGACCAGCCCCCCGAACAGCTGAAGGAATTCGGCGCCCAGACCGACTTCAAGCGCCCGGCCCAGCCCGAGGAACTGTCGCCGGCCTATGTGTTCCTGGCCTCGCCCGTGTGCTCGGGCTACATCACCGGCATCGTGCTGCCGATTACCGGCTCGGTCGGCTGA
- a CDS encoding catalase, with translation MSQPRLTTASGIPVADNQNSLSAGPRGPLLLQDFHLIEKLQHFNRERIPERVVHAKGSGAYGSFTVTHDISGLTTAKLFSHIGKQTPVFLRFSTVGGEKGSADTERDPRGFALRFYTEEGNWDLVGNNTPIFFIKDPINFPDFIHTQKRDPQTNLKSANMMFDFWSHAPESLHQVTILFSNRGTPDGYRHMDGFGSHAYSLIDEQGQRVYVKWHFKTRQGIRNLSAADATRIAGLDPDYAQRDLFNAIATQDFPQWDVKVQVASAAELDAWSARTGWNPFDLTKVWPHGDFPLQPVGVLELNRNPENYHAEVEQAAFSPANVVPGLGYSPDKMLQGRLFGYHDAQLYRVGTNHQHLPVNAPRCPFHNHQRDGAMAIASGGAARNYQRLDSVGAGATGMGHGERELALDGNAGRFDFRGQEDDYTQAGDLFRLMTPQERQDLCDNLAGPLSQVDEDILQRQLGHFDRADPAYGRGVRASLKPLGRNVD, from the coding sequence ATGAGCCAACCCCGCCTGACCACCGCCTCCGGCATCCCGGTCGCCGACAACCAGAACTCGCTGAGCGCCGGCCCGCGCGGTCCACTGCTGCTGCAGGATTTCCACCTGATCGAAAAGCTCCAGCACTTCAACCGCGAGCGCATCCCCGAGCGCGTCGTGCACGCCAAGGGCTCGGGCGCCTACGGCAGCTTCACCGTCACCCACGACATCAGCGGCCTGACGACAGCAAAACTGTTTTCCCACATCGGCAAGCAGACCCCGGTGTTCCTGCGCTTCTCGACCGTCGGCGGCGAGAAGGGCAGCGCCGACACCGAGCGCGATCCGCGCGGCTTCGCCCTGCGCTTCTATACCGAGGAAGGCAACTGGGACCTGGTCGGCAACAACACCCCGATCTTCTTCATCAAGGACCCGATCAACTTCCCTGACTTCATCCATACCCAGAAGCGCGATCCGCAGACCAACCTCAAGTCGGCGAACATGATGTTCGACTTCTGGAGCCATGCGCCGGAAAGCCTGCACCAGGTGACGATCCTGTTCTCGAACCGGGGCACGCCGGACGGCTACCGCCACATGGACGGTTTCGGAAGCCACGCCTATAGCCTGATCGATGAGCAGGGCCAGCGCGTGTACGTGAAATGGCACTTCAAGACCCGCCAGGGCATCAGGAACCTGAGCGCGGCGGATGCCACCCGCATCGCCGGCCTTGATCCCGACTACGCCCAGCGCGACCTGTTCAATGCGATCGCCACGCAGGACTTCCCGCAGTGGGACGTCAAGGTACAGGTGGCCAGCGCCGCGGAACTGGACGCCTGGAGCGCCCGCACCGGCTGGAACCCGTTCGACCTGACCAAGGTCTGGCCGCATGGCGACTTCCCGCTGCAGCCGGTGGGCGTGCTGGAACTGAACCGCAATCCCGAGAACTACCACGCCGAAGTCGAGCAGGCCGCATTCTCGCCGGCGAACGTGGTGCCGGGCCTGGGCTACTCGCCCGACAAGATGCTGCAGGGGCGCCTGTTCGGCTACCACGACGCCCAGCTGTACCGGGTCGGCACCAACCACCAGCACCTGCCGGTGAACGCGCCGCGCTGCCCCTTCCACAACCACCAGCGCGACGGCGCGATGGCGATCGCCAGCGGCGGCGCGGCGCGCAACTACCAGCGCCTGGACAGCGTGGGCGCCGGGGCCACCGGCATGGGTCATGGCGAGCGTGAACTCGCACTGGACGGCAATGCCGGCCGCTTCGACTTCCGCGGCCAGGAAGACGACTACACCCAGGCCGGCGACCTGTTCCGCCTGATGACGCCGCAGGAACGCCAGGACCTGTGCGACAACCTGGCCGGGCCACTGAGCCAGGTGGACGAGGACATCCTGCAGCGCCAGTTGGGGCATTTCGACCGGGCCGATCCTGCCTACGGGCGTGGCGTGCGGGCCTCGCTCAAGCCACTGGGGCGTAACGTCGACTAG
- a CDS encoding 1-acyl-sn-glycerol-3-phosphate acyltransferase, translating to MSDYLQRTEDLPTLRQRTALRVLQLFGWKVYFKPLPGPHGIAVVYPHTSNWDFPIGLVAKWALDTPFRWLAKDSLFRGTMGRLMRYWGGIAVDRRAPMGATRQLAQQMLKEDWCWVGITPEGTRGYRPHWKSGFYHLARSAGVPLLLVSFDYKKKELRVVDTLELSGDVERDMDAIRAVYEGVTALYPQNAAPIQLAPRDEAERKRA from the coding sequence ATGAGCGATTACCTGCAGCGCACCGAAGACCTGCCCACCCTGCGCCAGCGCACCGCGCTGCGCGTGCTGCAGCTGTTCGGCTGGAAGGTGTACTTCAAGCCGCTGCCCGGCCCACACGGCATCGCCGTGGTCTACCCGCATACCTCGAACTGGGACTTCCCGATCGGGCTGGTCGCCAAGTGGGCGCTGGACACGCCGTTTCGCTGGCTGGCCAAGGATTCGCTGTTCCGCGGCACCATGGGCCGCCTGATGCGTTACTGGGGCGGGATCGCGGTCGACCGCCGCGCGCCGATGGGCGCCACGCGCCAGCTGGCCCAGCAGATGCTGAAGGAAGACTGGTGCTGGGTCGGCATCACGCCGGAAGGCACGCGCGGCTACCGTCCGCACTGGAAGAGCGGCTTCTATCACCTGGCGCGCAGCGCCGGCGTGCCGCTACTGCTGGTCAGCTTCGACTATAAAAAGAAGGAGCTGCGCGTGGTCGACACGCTCGAGCTGTCGGGCGACGTCGAGCGCGACATGGACGCGATCCGCGCCGTCTACGAGGGCGTGACCGCCCTCTATCCCCAGAACGCGGCGCCGATCCAGCTCGCCCCGCGCGACGAGGCCGAGCGCAAGCGAGCCTGA
- a CDS encoding GGDEF domain-containing protein, which produces MAEEGERADEGIVEASCLFVNPVGQRRADFQSACAGVFSQLRVASGADQARGLLARESADLLVLDLERCEPGIDLAALGALVAERQGAPILVLCPFTNARWLPALMAFGPIDYAIGPLRAQQTRALLDARLRAGFAPPRAPNPVEDELQMLLALRGATQQALEDADDSVRFGERLCAALAGWPGLVHAALFQHRDGDLHLEAEQGVTGLHLMALLKDEGRLLQSPLRHAFPGLLAAASGEFTLLDAPEKAGEPGLAASLERYGAQMVVGLPIPAQGPGGPRGSLCLMFDHARAFSRAQLQAFEELAQLAAHGLRMAEVTRENEALLARVTHLATTDALTEVANRRHGEHLLEQEIKRARRYRLPLALVAFDIDRFAQVNDNFGHPVGDLVLRTVAATARALLRSSDVLVRSGGEEFQVIAPHTSAIDGLKLAEKLRAAIEQVEIPGCDHVTISLGVAQLGEGESGDSLAVRVNAALARAKRAGRNCVELAMS; this is translated from the coding sequence ATGGCAGAAGAGGGTGAGCGCGCGGACGAAGGGATCGTCGAGGCCAGCTGCCTGTTCGTGAATCCGGTCGGCCAGCGCCGCGCCGATTTCCAGTCCGCCTGCGCCGGCGTGTTCTCGCAGCTGCGAGTGGCGTCCGGCGCCGACCAGGCGCGCGGCCTGCTTGCGCGCGAGTCGGCCGACCTGCTGGTGCTCGACCTCGAACGCTGCGAACCCGGCATCGACCTGGCGGCCCTGGGCGCCCTGGTGGCCGAGCGACAGGGCGCGCCGATCCTGGTGCTGTGCCCCTTCACCAATGCGCGCTGGCTGCCGGCCCTGATGGCCTTCGGCCCGATCGACTACGCCATCGGCCCGCTGCGCGCGCAGCAGACCCGCGCGCTGCTCGATGCCCGCCTGCGCGCCGGCTTCGCGCCCCCGCGCGCACCGAACCCGGTCGAGGACGAATTGCAAATGCTGCTGGCGCTGCGCGGCGCCACCCAGCAGGCGCTGGAAGACGCCGACGACAGCGTGCGTTTCGGCGAACGCCTGTGCGCGGCGCTTGCCGGCTGGCCGGGCCTGGTGCATGCGGCCCTGTTCCAGCACCGCGACGGCGACCTGCACCTGGAAGCCGAACAGGGCGTGACCGGCCTGCACCTGATGGCGCTGCTCAAGGACGAGGGCCGGCTGCTGCAGTCGCCGCTGCGCCATGCCTTCCCCGGCCTGCTGGCGGCGGCCAGCGGCGAATTCACCCTGCTCGACGCGCCCGAGAAGGCGGGCGAACCGGGACTGGCGGCCAGCCTGGAGCGCTATGGCGCGCAGATGGTGGTGGGCCTGCCGATCCCGGCCCAGGGCCCGGGCGGCCCGCGCGGCTCGCTGTGCCTGATGTTCGACCATGCGCGCGCGTTTTCGCGCGCCCAGTTGCAGGCCTTCGAGGAGCTGGCCCAGCTGGCGGCCCACGGCCTGCGCATGGCCGAGGTGACGCGCGAGAACGAGGCGCTGCTGGCGCGCGTGACCCACCTGGCGACCACCGACGCCCTGACCGAGGTCGCCAACCGCCGCCATGGCGAGCACTTGCTGGAACAGGAGATCAAGCGCGCGCGCCGCTACCGCCTGCCGCTGGCGCTGGTGGCCTTCGACATCGACCGCTTCGCTCAGGTCAACGACAACTTCGGCCATCCGGTGGGCGACCTGGTGCTGCGCACCGTGGCCGCGACCGCGCGCGCGCTGCTGCGCTCGAGCGACGTGCTGGTGCGCTCCGGCGGCGAGGAATTCCAGGTGATCGCGCCGCACACCAGCGCCATCGACGGCCTCAAGCTGGCCGAAAAGCTGCGCGCGGCGATCGAGCAGGTCGAGATTCCCGGCTGCGACCACGTCACCATCAGCCTGGGCGTGGCCCAACTGGGCGAGGGAGAGAGCGGCGACTCGCTGGCGGTGCGGGTCAATGCCGCGCTGGCGCGCGCCAAGCGGGCCGGGCGCAACTGCGTCGAACTGGCGATGTCCTGA
- the arsC gene encoding arsenate reductase (glutaredoxin) (This arsenate reductase requires both glutathione and glutaredoxin to convert arsenate to arsenite, after which the efflux transporter formed by ArsA and ArsB can extrude the arsenite from the cell, providing resistance.), with the protein MNITIYHNPRCGTSRNTLAAIRDAGHEPEVIDYLANPPSRERLAGMIADAGLQPRDAVRRKEALFAELGLDRPGVTDAALLEAMVAHPILIERPFVVTPKGVRLCRPFERVREIL; encoded by the coding sequence ATGAATATCACGATTTACCACAATCCGCGCTGCGGAACGTCGCGCAATACCCTGGCCGCCATCCGCGACGCCGGCCATGAGCCGGAAGTGATCGACTACCTGGCCAACCCGCCGTCGCGCGAACGGCTGGCGGGCATGATCGCCGACGCCGGCCTGCAGCCGCGCGACGCCGTGCGCCGCAAGGAAGCCCTGTTTGCCGAACTGGGCCTGGACCGGCCGGGAGTGACCGACGCGGCCCTGCTCGAAGCGATGGTGGCGCATCCGATCCTGATCGAGCGGCCGTTCGTGGTCACGCCGAAGGGCGTGCGCCTGTGCCGGCCGTTTGAAAGGGTGCGCGAGATCCTCTGA
- a CDS encoding SulP family inorganic anion transporter has translation MLQWLREYRRAALPGDISAGIVVAMMMIPQGMAYALVAGLPPVVGIYASIVPPLLYALFGTSSTQSVGPMAIVSLMTASALAPLATPGTGLYGVLAGQLALMSGLVLLACGLLRIGFLANFFSRPVMSGFTIGSAIVIAWGQLGTLVGTPIALDAAPHWPSIGLGLGSLVLLLAARNWLTPLLRWCRLKPVVADIGAKLAPMAVVLGATALVPLLDLERLGVATTGAVPAGLPGLNLATSGAHWQALLQPALLIGFMVFLISMSGAQALALKRGGEKLASNRELVGLGAANVGSALSGGFPVTGSISRSAVNFAAGANTQLASMITACLLALALVAPTGWLALLPLPTLAATIIVAVLGMLDWSTLRTAWRYDRADALALLATAGGVLVLGVEAGVVVGVALSMGALIWRASRPHIAVLGRIHGTEHFRNVDRYSAETTPGLLMLRVDAGLFFGNVEAVNERIDEELALHAGTVHLVLVLSAVNAIDTSALFGMQELNGSLRQRGVTLHLAEVKGPVMDRLRDSELLGQLSGQVFLSAANAWDRLAGSTAAGRPAPGA, from the coding sequence ATGCTTCAGTGGCTGCGCGAATACCGGCGCGCCGCGCTGCCGGGCGATATCAGCGCCGGCATCGTGGTGGCGATGATGATGATCCCGCAAGGCATGGCGTATGCGCTGGTGGCCGGACTGCCGCCGGTGGTCGGGATCTACGCCAGCATCGTCCCGCCGCTGCTGTATGCGCTGTTCGGCACCAGCAGCACGCAGTCGGTGGGGCCGATGGCCATCGTCTCGCTGATGACCGCTTCGGCGCTGGCGCCGCTGGCGACGCCGGGCACCGGCCTGTACGGCGTGCTGGCGGGCCAGCTGGCGCTGATGTCGGGCCTGGTGCTGCTGGCCTGCGGCCTGCTGCGCATCGGCTTCCTGGCCAATTTCTTCTCGCGGCCGGTGATGAGCGGTTTCACCATCGGCTCGGCGATCGTGATCGCCTGGGGCCAACTGGGCACCCTGGTCGGCACCCCGATCGCCCTGGACGCTGCGCCGCATTGGCCGAGCATCGGCCTGGGGCTTGGTTCGCTCGTGCTGCTGCTGGCCGCGCGCAACTGGCTGACGCCGCTGCTGCGCTGGTGCCGCCTGAAGCCTGTCGTGGCCGATATTGGCGCCAAGCTGGCGCCGATGGCCGTGGTGCTGGGCGCCACCGCCCTGGTGCCGCTGCTGGACCTGGAACGGTTGGGCGTGGCCACCACCGGCGCGGTGCCGGCCGGGCTGCCGGGACTGAACCTCGCCACTTCCGGCGCCCATTGGCAGGCGCTGCTGCAGCCGGCGCTCCTGATCGGCTTCATGGTGTTCTTGATCAGCATGTCGGGCGCGCAGGCGCTGGCATTGAAACGCGGCGGAGAGAAGCTGGCCAGCAACCGCGAGCTGGTGGGGCTGGGCGCGGCCAACGTCGGCAGCGCGCTCAGTGGCGGCTTCCCGGTCACCGGCAGCATCTCGCGCTCGGCGGTGAATTTCGCCGCCGGCGCCAATACCCAGCTGGCCAGCATGATCACGGCCTGCCTGCTGGCGCTGGCGCTGGTGGCGCCCACCGGCTGGCTGGCGCTGCTGCCCTTGCCGACCCTGGCCGCCACCATCATCGTGGCGGTGCTGGGCATGCTCGACTGGAGCACCCTGCGCACCGCCTGGCGCTACGACCGCGCCGACGCGCTGGCCCTGCTGGCCACCGCCGGCGGGGTGCTGGTGCTGGGCGTGGAGGCCGGCGTGGTGGTGGGCGTGGCGCTGTCGATGGGGGCGCTGATCTGGCGCGCCAGCCGGCCGCATATCGCGGTGCTGGGCCGCATCCATGGCACCGAACACTTCCGCAACGTCGACCGCTACTCGGCCGAGACCACGCCCGGCCTGCTGATGCTGAGGGTCGACGCCGGCCTGTTCTTCGGGAACGTGGAAGCGGTGAACGAGCGCATCGACGAAGAACTCGCGCTGCACGCCGGCACCGTGCACCTCGTGCTGGTGCTGTCCGCGGTGAATGCGATCGATACCTCGGCCCTGTTCGGCATGCAGGAGCTGAACGGGTCGCTGCGCCAGCGCGGCGTCACGCTGCACCTGGCGGAAGTGAAAGGGCCGGTGATGGACCGGCTCAGGGACAGCGAGCTGCTGGGCCAGTTGAGCGGGCAGGTGTTCCTGAGCGCGGCGAATGCCTGGGACCGGCTGGCGGGATCGACTGCGGCGGGCCGGCCGGCGCCGGGCGCCTGA
- the ligD gene encoding DNA ligase D — translation MPDLLKTYKAKRNFSITSEPAEGGTPGVDALTFVIQKHWASRLHYDFRLELDGTMKSWAVPKGPSYDTHDKRMAVHVEDHPISYSDFEGTIPAKQYGAGKVIIWDKGTWEPLEDPHKGFAKGSIKFEMHGHKMHGRWTLVRMKTRGNEKQEAWLLIKEKDEYARSSEEFSLVDEMPDSVKQLPMPKRVERKIEALREEEQEGKKAPAPKKRAAAKKAAPKPATGKVALPEKFSPELATLVDAPPPDPEKWVFEVKFDGYRMLARIEGGEARLITRNANDWTDKLLPLKRELERMKLPDGWYDGEIVVHDEHGKPDFGKLQLAFDGKQADAIEFFLFDVPYFDGHDLRELPLVERRGLLEQLLAKKKSKRVRFSAEFGSNPDELVVAACKIGLEGVIGKRRDSRYVSRRSPEWIKLKCGLRQEFVIGGFTDPKGSRTGIGALLLGTYDEDGVLRYAGNVGSGFNHSSLASIAQQLEKLRSDDSPFPPRAVPGRKHHWVKPVLVAEVSFSEWTSAGAVRHPVFQGLRDDKPAKGVTREKAQHMTDVAAKEEEPVAAPGKLPATMKITNGDRVIDKESGATKLDLIRYYALVGELMMEHLKGRPVSLVRAPEGVGGELFFQKHADVRKMPGLRHLDQALDPEHPPMLEVAGVQGILSAAQWNVVEIHTQNALKGTYDRPNRMVFDLDPGQGVDWPAMQEAAQLMHAFLDELGLPAFLKTSGGKGLHVVVPIKGGHDWDTVKGFSQAIVHHMAATLPDRFAFKSGPKNRVGKIFIDYLRNGQGATTVAAWSARVRPGLGISVPLRWEELAGLKSSTQWTVANVHTRLDEGNAPWEGYAKAAKTLTKAMKVLGFQP, via the coding sequence ATGCCGGATTTACTCAAGACCTATAAAGCCAAGCGCAACTTCTCGATCACGTCCGAGCCGGCCGAGGGCGGCACGCCGGGCGTGGATGCGCTGACCTTCGTCATTCAGAAACACTGGGCCAGCCGACTCCACTACGATTTCCGGCTGGAGCTCGATGGCACCATGAAAAGCTGGGCAGTGCCGAAAGGCCCCAGCTACGACACGCACGACAAGCGCATGGCGGTGCATGTCGAAGACCACCCGATCTCGTATTCCGATTTCGAAGGCACGATTCCAGCGAAGCAATATGGCGCCGGTAAGGTGATCATCTGGGACAAGGGCACGTGGGAGCCGCTGGAAGACCCGCACAAGGGGTTTGCCAAGGGCAGCATCAAGTTCGAGATGCACGGCCACAAGATGCACGGGCGCTGGACGCTGGTGCGAATGAAAACGCGCGGCAACGAGAAGCAGGAAGCCTGGCTCTTGATCAAGGAAAAGGACGAGTATGCGCGCTCGTCCGAGGAATTCTCGCTGGTCGACGAGATGCCGGACAGTGTCAAGCAGTTGCCGATGCCGAAGCGGGTGGAGCGCAAGATCGAGGCCTTGCGCGAAGAGGAGCAGGAAGGGAAAAAAGCGCCGGCGCCGAAGAAGCGCGCGGCGGCGAAGAAGGCGGCGCCGAAGCCCGCGACCGGCAAGGTCGCGCTGCCCGAGAAATTCTCGCCCGAGCTGGCCACCCTGGTCGACGCCCCGCCGCCCGACCCCGAGAAATGGGTGTTCGAGGTCAAGTTCGACGGCTACCGCATGCTGGCGCGCATCGAGGGTGGCGAGGCGCGCCTGATCACGCGCAATGCCAACGACTGGACCGACAAGCTGCTGCCGCTCAAGCGCGAACTCGAGCGCATGAAGCTGCCGGACGGCTGGTACGACGGCGAGATCGTGGTCCACGACGAGCACGGCAAGCCCGATTTCGGCAAGCTGCAACTGGCCTTCGACGGCAAGCAGGCCGACGCCATCGAGTTCTTCCTGTTCGATGTGCCGTATTTCGACGGCCATGACTTGCGCGAATTGCCGCTGGTCGAGCGCCGCGGCCTGCTGGAGCAGCTCCTCGCGAAGAAGAAATCGAAGCGGGTCCGCTTCTCGGCCGAATTCGGAAGCAATCCGGACGAGCTGGTGGTCGCCGCCTGCAAGATCGGCCTGGAAGGCGTGATCGGCAAGCGCCGCGACTCTCGCTATGTGTCGCGCCGCTCGCCCGAGTGGATCAAGCTCAAGTGCGGGCTGCGCCAGGAATTCGTCATTGGCGGCTTCACCGACCCGAAGGGCTCGCGCACCGGCATCGGTGCGCTCCTGCTGGGCACCTATGACGAGGACGGCGTGCTGCGCTACGCCGGCAATGTCGGCTCGGGCTTCAACCATTCCTCGCTGGCATCGATCGCCCAACAGCTGGAAAAGCTGCGCAGCGACGACAGCCCGTTTCCGCCGCGCGCGGTGCCCGGCCGCAAGCACCATTGGGTCAAGCCGGTGCTGGTGGCCGAAGTCAGCTTTTCTGAATGGACCAGCGCCGGTGCGGTGCGCCACCCGGTATTCCAGGGCCTGCGCGACGACAAGCCCGCCAAGGGCGTCACCCGTGAAAAGGCCCAGCACATGACTGACGTGGCAGCGAAAGAAGAGGAACCGGTGGCGGCGCCGGGCAAGCTGCCGGCGACCATGAAGATCACCAATGGCGACCGCGTGATCGACAAGGAAAGCGGTGCCACCAAGCTCGACCTGATTCGCTACTACGCGCTGGTCGGCGAACTGATGATGGAGCACCTGAAGGGGCGCCCGGTGTCGCTGGTGCGCGCGCCGGAGGGCGTGGGCGGCGAGCTGTTCTTCCAGAAGCATGCCGACGTGCGCAAGATGCCGGGCCTGCGCCATCTGGATCAGGCGCTCGATCCCGAGCATCCTCCGATGCTGGAGGTGGCAGGCGTACAGGGCATCCTGTCGGCGGCGCAGTGGAACGTGGTCGAGATCCATACCCAGAATGCGCTCAAGGGCACGTATGACCGGCCGAACCGCATGGTGTTCGACCTCGACCCGGGTCAAGGCGTCGACTGGCCGGCGATGCAGGAGGCGGCCCAGTTGATGCACGCCTTCCTCGACGAGCTGGGCTTGCCGGCTTTTCTCAAGACCAGCGGCGGCAAGGGCTTGCACGTGGTGGTGCCGATCAAGGGCGGCCACGACTGGGACACGGTGAAGGGCTTCTCGCAGGCCATCGTGCACCATATGGCGGCCACCTTGCCTGACCGCTTCGCCTTCAAGAGCGGGCCGAAGAACCGCGTCGGCAAGATCTTCATCGACTACCTGCGCAACGGGCAGGGGGCGACCACGGTCGCTGCGTGGTCGGCGCGGGTGCGGCCGGGGCTCGGCATCTCGGTGCCGCTGCGCTGGGAAGAGCTGGCGGGGCTGAAGTCGAGTACCCAGTGGACCGTGGCGAATGTGCACACGCGGCTGGACGAGGGGAATGCGCCGTGGGAGGGGTATGCGAAGGCGGCGAAGACGCTGACGAAGGCGATGAAGGTGCTGGGGTTCCAGCCCTGA